One part of the Anaerolineae bacterium genome encodes these proteins:
- a CDS encoding Serine protease, DegP/HtrA, do-like — MSTNRLLVALLILVIAFVSACAGGWLGSFLVLRAVESGRVTLNLPQPSSTPALPTPAAFDRSPQPLDLAEAQSRIIQTVQKVSPAVVTVVGVIPGQMTFFGPTGDQTVSGSGVFISPDGYLLTNQHVVEDVEEVNVILSDGSQQAAQVIGTDIYADLAVLKIDSSPPAVAELGNSDLVTPGEMVIAIGSPLGDFRNTVTLGVISATGRSIDTGQGYQIENLIQTDAAINQGNSGGPLVNLDGQVIGINTLIVRSTGSGAIAEGLGFAIPINTAREVAEQIIQKGYVARPYLGIRWQLVTPRVAAIYNLGVEWGVYITQVFADSPASKAGLRRGDILVQIGEVKLDEDHSYINALYRYQPGDKIAVVVWRDGRLLTVQVQLEEVPRQ; from the coding sequence ATGAGTACTAACCGCCTGCTCGTTGCGCTTTTGATTCTGGTTATCGCCTTTGTTTCGGCGTGTGCGGGCGGCTGGCTGGGCAGTTTTCTGGTCTTGCGTGCCGTTGAAAGCGGACGAGTGACCTTGAATCTGCCTCAGCCTTCCTCAACCCCCGCTTTGCCAACCCCTGCTGCATTCGATCGCTCCCCTCAACCCCTGGACCTGGCTGAAGCCCAATCGCGCATTATCCAGACCGTGCAAAAGGTCAGCCCGGCGGTTGTGACCGTCGTCGGCGTGATACCCGGTCAGATGACCTTCTTTGGACCTACCGGCGATCAGACAGTGAGCGGCAGCGGGGTTTTCATCTCACCCGACGGCTATTTACTCACCAATCAACATGTGGTCGAAGATGTAGAGGAAGTCAATGTCATCCTGTCCGACGGCAGCCAGCAGGCGGCGCAGGTGATTGGCACAGACATTTACGCCGACCTGGCCGTATTGAAAATTGATTCCTCTCCGCCAGCCGTAGCGGAACTGGGCAATTCTGATCTGGTCACACCGGGAGAGATGGTCATTGCCATTGGCTCGCCTCTGGGAGATTTCCGCAACACCGTTACCCTCGGCGTGATCAGCGCCACCGGTCGTTCGATCGATACCGGACAGGGATACCAGATCGAAAACCTGATCCAGACCGACGCAGCCATCAATCAGGGCAACTCCGGCGGACCGCTGGTCAATCTGGACGGACAGGTGATCGGCATCAATACCCTGATCGTCCGCTCGACCGGTTCGGGAGCCATTGCCGAAGGGCTGGGATTTGCGATTCCGATCAACACCGCCCGCGAAGTGGCCGAGCAGATCATCCAGAAAGGATATGTCGCGCGCCCGTACCTGGGCATTCGCTGGCAACTGGTGACGCCGCGCGTGGCAGCCATCTACAACCTGGGCGTCGAATGGGGAGTGTACATCACCCAGGTCTTCGCCGATAGTCCGGCAAGCAAAGCCGGCTTGCGCCGCGGCGATATTCTGGTGCAGATCGGCGAGGTGAAGCTGGATGAAGACCACTCCTACATTAATGCTCTTTACCGCTACCAGCCCGGAGATAAGATTGCGGTGGTCGTGTGGCGAGATGGACGCCTGCTGACCGTGCAGGTGCAACTGGAGGAAGTGCCGCGGCAATAA